A window of the Halodesulfovibrio sp. MK-HDV genome harbors these coding sequences:
- a CDS encoding FliA/WhiG family RNA polymerase sigma factor, with translation MEISSFSGKNSSSSSNAWELLESGEKAWVVMSDHEQENVVRHYAPKVRYLASRLKVKLPKNVELGELISAGTLGLMESLGKFKPEMGIKFDTYAENRIRGAMLDELRRLDWFPRSLRQRVRQIEEAMQQVENDKGRSATEEELQHATGLDRAGVREGLVALQSQLCLNLDLIQDTVSADELSDADSQPFKKTASKETLYQISQLVEQLTPREKLVLSLYYSDDLNMREAAEVMGVTEGRISQLHSQALLKLRNNFYAVHGKDSGL, from the coding sequence ATGGAAATATCAAGTTTTTCTGGAAAAAACTCCTCTTCCAGCAGTAATGCTTGGGAGCTATTGGAGTCCGGCGAGAAGGCCTGGGTAGTCATGTCTGACCACGAACAAGAAAACGTGGTTCGTCACTATGCGCCTAAGGTTCGGTATCTTGCATCCCGTTTGAAAGTTAAGCTTCCTAAAAATGTGGAGCTTGGAGAACTTATCAGCGCGGGTACGCTTGGGCTTATGGAATCGCTGGGCAAGTTTAAGCCGGAAATGGGCATCAAATTCGATACCTACGCAGAAAACCGCATCCGCGGCGCAATGCTTGACGAATTACGACGCCTTGACTGGTTCCCTAGAAGCTTACGCCAACGCGTAAGACAAATCGAAGAAGCCATGCAGCAGGTGGAAAACGACAAAGGACGTTCCGCCACAGAAGAAGAACTGCAACATGCAACTGGTCTTGATAGAGCTGGAGTCCGCGAAGGGCTTGTTGCACTGCAAAGCCAGTTATGTCTCAATTTAGATCTAATACAAGACACCGTATCTGCCGATGAGTTAAGTGATGCAGATAGTCAGCCCTTTAAAAAAACTGCTTCAAAAGAAACATTATACCAGATTTCACAGCTAGTTGAACAATTGACACCTAGAGAAAAGTTGGTATTGTCCCTCTATTATAGTGATGATTTGAATATGCGTGAAGCAGCAGAGGTTATGGGGGTGACTGAGGGTCGCATTTCACAGTTGCACTCTCAGGCGTTACTTAAGCTGCGTAATAACTTTTATGCAGTGCATGGAAAAGACAGCGGATTATAA
- a CDS encoding chemotaxis response regulator CheY: MGFDPNMRVLVVDDFSTMRRIVKNILRQIGFTNIVEADDGTTAWEVLNKDRIEFVISDWNMPQMTGIELLRKVRSSEEFADMPFLMVTAEAQQENIIEAVQAKVSNYVVKPFTAEIMKQKIDKIFP; the protein is encoded by the coding sequence ATGGGCTTTGATCCTAATATGCGTGTTCTTGTTGTGGACGACTTCTCTACTATGAGACGAATTGTTAAAAACATTCTTCGTCAAATTGGCTTCACTAACATTGTGGAAGCAGATGATGGAACTACCGCATGGGAAGTTCTTAATAAAGACCGCATCGAATTTGTTATTTCTGACTGGAATATGCCACAGATGACTGGTATCGAACTTCTTAGAAAAGTTCGCAGTAGCGAAGAATTTGCTGACATGCCTTTCTTGATGGTTACTGCTGAAGCACAGCAGGAAAACATCATTGAAGCTGTTCAGGCAAAAGTTTCCAACTATGTGGTAAAGCCATTTACAGCAGAAATTATGAAGCAGAAAATCGATAAGATTTTCCCTTAA
- the fliL gene encoding flagellar basal body-associated protein FliL, whose translation MAKAPTNRPGSAGTKKAQLDVDTLSTPDSIPQTKDDKVELDLDDAPFLMEDEEEEEEQVFDNSTSANADSFSAAELEMDPEAARKRKRKIMFGGIGLLVIALVALGWKMLPSKDAPIPVKRVIKKEKGKYDTPPIVQKDKFDVTWEPFWVEQRDGKKEIRFLVCKFAVFTDNEKLSWEAKNKKVTLRDAIFYYLRNKDLKFLSDKDNVQLLKSDLLTVVNQYMGNGQFKDVFIENYLVK comes from the coding sequence ATGGCAAAAGCTCCAACCAACAGACCCGGCAGCGCCGGTACGAAAAAGGCTCAACTAGACGTGGATACCCTTTCTACACCAGACTCCATACCGCAGACAAAAGACGACAAGGTAGAACTTGATCTTGATGACGCGCCGTTTCTAATGGAAGACGAGGAAGAGGAAGAAGAACAGGTTTTTGACAACTCCACGTCTGCTAATGCTGACTCTTTCTCCGCTGCTGAACTGGAAATGGACCCTGAAGCTGCACGCAAACGTAAACGCAAGATTATGTTTGGCGGCATCGGTCTGCTTGTTATCGCCCTTGTCGCTTTAGGATGGAAAATGCTTCCATCGAAAGATGCACCGATACCTGTTAAGCGCGTTATTAAGAAAGAAAAAGGCAAGTACGACACTCCGCCTATCGTTCAAAAAGATAAGTTCGACGTCACATGGGAACCGTTCTGGGTGGAACAGCGCGACGGCAAAAAGGAAATTCGATTCCTTGTTTGCAAGTTTGCAGTGTTCACTGATAACGAAAAACTCTCATGGGAAGCGAAGAACAAAAAAGTGACGCTCCGCGACGCAATTTTCTATTATCTGCGGAACAAGGATCTCAAGTTTCTTTCTGATAAAGACAATGTGCAGCTGCTCAAATCTGACTTGCTGACTGTTGTTAACCAGTACATGGGTAATGGCCAGTTCAAGGATGTTTTTATTGAAAACTACTTGGTGAAATAG
- a CDS encoding tRNA-dihydrouridine synthase yields the protein MQYTDNTGLNISPDRPWLAPLAGYSDLCFRLLCKEFGAAVVCSEMVSSKGLYYNGNSTRKLLETTEKEAPAIFQLFGNDVDIMSYAMDYLVKGGYTWFDLNMGCSVRKVFKQGCGSSMMGDLNNSLEVAKAMIRIGGKGKVGFKFRLGVDSEQEVYKELALRLEDAGAGWITLHPRTAAQGFSGTARWAAIKEVVDAVSIPVIASGDLLEPEDGVRCIKETGAASVMFARGAIGNPAIFGEYTTLYKGETLKRPDPLKTMHLIQRHKEIALEYADERTALFKMRTFVPRYVRLFKGSKLLRQQLATCAGLEQIDAVIEKFFARCEAIDLDDTSETISMQNTSE from the coding sequence ATGCAGTATACTGACAATACAGGCTTAAACATAAGCCCTGATCGCCCTTGGCTGGCTCCGCTTGCCGGATACTCTGACCTTTGCTTCAGACTCTTGTGTAAAGAGTTCGGTGCAGCTGTTGTTTGCTCTGAAATGGTTAGCTCTAAGGGGCTCTATTACAATGGTAACAGCACGCGTAAGCTGCTTGAAACAACAGAAAAGGAAGCCCCTGCTATCTTCCAGCTTTTCGGCAACGACGTGGACATCATGTCGTACGCCATGGATTATCTGGTAAAAGGCGGCTACACATGGTTTGATTTGAATATGGGCTGCTCTGTGCGCAAAGTATTCAAACAGGGCTGCGGCTCTTCCATGATGGGTGATCTAAATAATTCACTTGAAGTTGCGAAAGCTATGATCCGCATTGGCGGCAAAGGCAAAGTGGGCTTCAAGTTCCGCCTTGGTGTTGATTCTGAGCAGGAAGTTTACAAAGAACTGGCTCTGCGACTTGAAGATGCCGGTGCAGGCTGGATTACTCTGCATCCGCGTACTGCTGCGCAAGGCTTTTCCGGCACTGCACGCTGGGCTGCCATCAAGGAAGTTGTAGACGCTGTCTCTATCCCAGTTATCGCCAGTGGCGACCTGCTGGAACCTGAAGATGGTGTGAGGTGCATCAAAGAAACTGGTGCAGCTTCTGTTATGTTTGCACGAGGTGCTATCGGCAACCCTGCTATTTTTGGCGAGTACACCACGCTCTATAAAGGCGAAACGCTCAAGCGCCCTGATCCACTCAAAACCATGCACCTTATTCAGCGCCACAAAGAAATTGCACTTGAATACGCCGATGAGCGCACCGCTCTCTTTAAGATGCGAACCTTTGTTCCCCGCTACGTGCGGTTGTTCAAAGGATCTAAGTTACTTCGTCAACAGCTTGCTACCTGTGCGGGGTTGGAACAGATTGATGCAGTCATAGAAAAATTTTTTGCTCGCTGCGAAGCGATTGATTTGGACGACACTTCAGAAACAATCAGCATGCAGAATACATCGGAGTAA
- the ispH gene encoding 4-hydroxy-3-methylbut-2-enyl diphosphate reductase, with amino-acid sequence MEVRRATTSGFCFGVSLALQKLDAEVEKHDAKIATLGPIIHNPQVLERYENLDVRCLKRAEEADVNERVVIRAHGVPRETEATLNDACKEVVDATCPKVKRAQIGIRNMIRKDRFLLLYGEKDHPEVRGLMSYAGDRAFLFNSLEELKNFPLSADIEYCLAAQTTQDREEFDRIDEYLQGQLFERLQVLNTICNATRERQQEAIALAKEVDAMVVVGGYSSGNTRRLADVSRAQGCLTFHVEQPEELSASDFKGMKVVGLTAGASTPRSIIDSTEEFLNKL; translated from the coding sequence ATGGAAGTACGTAGAGCTACAACATCCGGCTTTTGTTTCGGAGTTTCTCTGGCACTGCAAAAGCTTGATGCAGAAGTTGAAAAACATGATGCAAAGATTGCGACTCTTGGACCCATCATCCATAACCCGCAAGTTCTTGAGCGGTATGAGAATCTCGACGTACGTTGCCTTAAACGTGCAGAAGAGGCCGATGTAAATGAACGGGTTGTTATCCGGGCACATGGCGTGCCAAGAGAAACGGAAGCAACATTGAACGATGCATGCAAAGAAGTTGTTGATGCAACCTGTCCAAAAGTTAAACGAGCTCAGATTGGCATCCGTAACATGATCCGCAAGGATCGTTTTCTTCTTTTGTACGGAGAAAAAGACCATCCGGAAGTGCGTGGCCTTATGAGTTACGCCGGTGACAGAGCATTTTTGTTTAATTCACTTGAAGAGCTCAAGAATTTTCCACTTTCTGCCGATATAGAATATTGCCTCGCTGCGCAGACTACACAGGACAGAGAGGAATTTGACCGGATAGATGAGTACCTTCAGGGACAGTTGTTTGAACGACTACAGGTACTTAATACTATTTGCAATGCAACAAGAGAACGACAACAAGAAGCCATTGCGCTTGCTAAAGAAGTAGATGCAATGGTTGTTGTGGGGGGCTATAGCAGCGGAAACACTCGCAGACTTGCGGATGTATCCCGTGCTCAAGGGTGCCTCACCTTCCATGTTGAACAACCGGAAGAGCTTTCAGCCTCTGATTTTAAAGGCATGAAGGTAGTTGGCCTCACCGCCGGTGCTTCAACCCCACGTTCGATTATTGATTCTACGGAAGAATTCCTTAACAAGTTGTAG